One Perca flavescens isolate YP-PL-M2 chromosome 9, PFLA_1.0, whole genome shotgun sequence genomic window carries:
- the si:ch211-198n5.11 gene encoding methylcrotonoyl-CoA carboxylase beta chain, mitochondrial gives MFRCMLRLAEHRGQCSVRCMSSAARRRRALRSAFPVLEQPLQPIHQHVYEANLRNSIAFRNKYIELIEKVRKGGGENAIARHTQRNRKLMVRERLRLLLDDEDFLELSAFAGLDLPYGDIPSAGCLTGIGRISGLWCMFIANDATVKGGTAYPITVKKQLRAQEIAIQNRLPCVYLVDSGGAFLPLQSEIFPDKNQGGRTFYNEAIMSAMKIAQVSVVCGSCTAGGAYIPTMAEEAVMVHRIGTIFLGGPPLVKAATGEEVTAEDLGGARLHAEVSGCVDHFAWEEKEAYDYTRNIVSTLNFQLPEEEEEDEERKRKAEEEPLYSSEELLGLAPKSYNYSLDVKMVISRLTDGSRFQEFKALYGTTLITGFAKIHGHLVGIVANDGELSYPATLKGSHFVQLCDQRDIPLLFLQNTAPTTALTLSITQAEMNTNHLKAQGSMMSAVACASVPKITVVIGGCHGADSFAMCGRAFDPNFLFLWPNARVSITAPGHAGSLLPPDSEQEEDKLNRRLKEESSAFFSSSRLWDDGVILPQDTRKVVRDCLDIIKQQQYQMSTEKMQPPLLRI, from the exons atgttcCGCTGCATGCTAAG GCTGGCTGAGCACCGTGGGCAATGTTCAGTCCGCTGTATGAGCTCTGCAGCCAGGAGGAGGAGAGCTCTGCGCAGTGCCTTCCCGGTCCTAGAGCAACCCCTCCAGCCCATCCACCAACATGTGTATGAAGCTAACCTCCGAAACAGCATCGCCTTTCGCAACAA gtACATAGAGTTGATTGAAAAGGTACGGAAAGGTGGAGGGGAAAATGCCATCGCTAGACACACTCAGAGAAATAGGAAGTTGATGGTCAGGGAACGGCTGCGCCTCCTGTTGGATGATGAGGACTTCCTGGAGCTGTCAGCATTCGCTGGGCTGGATCTGCCATATGGGGACATCCCTTCAGCTGGATGCCTGACTG GCATTGGCAGGATCAGTGGCCTGTGGTGTATGTTCATTGCCAACGATGCCACAGTGAAAGGTGGCACAGCATATCCAATCACAGTGAAGAAGCAGCTACGAGCACAGGAAATAGCAATTCAGAATCGCCTGCCTTGTGTTTACCTGGTCGACTCTGGGGGAGCTTTTCTACCActgcag TCAGAGATCTTTCCTGATAAGAACCAGGGAGGAAGGACGTTCTATAACGAAGCCATCATGTCTGCCATGAAAATCGCACAg GTGTCGGTAGTGTGCGGGTCATGCACGGCGGGTGGAGCTTACATCCCCACCATGGCAGAAGAGGCAGTGATGGTGCACCGGATAGGGACCATATTCCTGGGAGGACCGCCCCTTGTCAAGGCCGCCACAGGAGAGGAAGTCACAGCAGAAGACCTGGGAGGAGCCAGGCTTCACGCTGA GGTGAGTGGCTGTGTGGACCATTTTGCCTGGGAAGAAAAGGAGGCGTACGATTACACCAGAAACATCGTTTCCACCCTCAACTTCCAACTgcctgaggaagaggaggaggatgaagagaggaagaggaaagctGAGGAGGAGCCGCTGTATAGTTCAGAGGAGCTTCTGGGGCTCGCTCCTAAAAGTTATAACTACAGTCTGGATGTTAAGATG gtAATCAGTCGGCTGACAGACGGGAGCCGCTTCCAGGAGTTTAAAGCTCTCTATGGAACCACACTCATCACTGGCTTTGCAAAGATACATGG ACACTTAGTGGGAATAGTAGCCAACGACGGAGAGCTGTCATACCCGGCCACACTCAAAGGAAGCCATTTTGTCCAGTTGTGTGACCAGAGAGACATCCCCCTTCTCTTCCTCCAGAACACAGCACCCACAACAGCTCTAACACTCTCCATAACGcag GCAGAGATGAACACTAACCATCTGAAGGCTCAGGGTTCAATGATGTCAGCAGTAGCGTGTGCCTCTGTCCCCAAAATCACAGTGGTGATTGGTGGTTGCCATGGTGCGGACAGCTTCGCCATG TGTGGGCGGGCTTTTGACCCTAATTTCCTGTTCCTGTGGCCCAACGCCAGAGTGTCTATTACTGCTCCGGGTCACGCCGGCTCTCTGCTTCCCCCTGACAGcgagcaggaggaggacaagTTAAATAGGAGACTGAAGGAGGAGAGCTCAGCTTTCTTCTCCTCCAGCAGGCTCTGGGACGATGGAGTCATTCTGCCTCAGGACACCaggaag GTTGTAAGAGACTGCCTGGACATCATCAAACAGCAGCAGTATCAGATGTCCACAGAGAAAATGCAGCCACCACTTCTACGTATATAG
- the LOC114561069 gene encoding retinal Mueller cells isomerohydrolase, with translation MTSHVEHPAAGYRKIFETVEELNEPIPAKISGVIPSWLGGSLLRMGPGLFEVGDEPFYHLFDGQALMHKFDLKDGQVTYYRKFIRTDAYVRAMTENRIVITEFGTAAYPDPCKNIFSRFFTYFRGIEVTDNCVVNVYPIGEDFYAVTETNYITKVDPDSLETLKRVDLCKYLSVNGVTAHPHTDADGTVYNIGNCFGKNMSLAYNIVKIPPAQKDNSDPLEKSQVVVQLPSSERLKPSYVHSFGMTDNYFVFVEQPVKINLLKFLSAWSVRGTTYMDCFESNDSMGTWFHLATKDPADYLSSHKFRTSAFNLFHHINTYEEQGFIVVDLCTWKGHDFVYNYLYLANIREEWEEVKKAAMRAPQPEVRRYVLPLDIHTEEQGKNLVSLPYTTATAVLHSDGSIWLEPEVLFSGPRQAFEFPQINYSLCRGKKYSFAYGLGLNHFIPDRIVKLNVQTKQTWVWQEEECYPSEPLFVPTPGATEEDDGVLLSIVVKPGTERPGFLLVLDAMTLTELARAEVNAIIPVTLHGMYKP, from the exons ATGACCAGCCA TGTGGAGCATCCTGCTGCAGGCTACAGGAAGATCTTTGAGACCGTGGAGGAGCTGAACGAACCTATACCTGCTAAGATCTCTG gTGTGATACCTTCATGGCTGGGCGGCAGTCTTCTCAGGATGGGTCCAGGTCTTTTTGAGGTGGGAGATGAACCTTTCTACCACCTGTTCGATGGACAGGCTCTCATGCACAAGTTTGACCTGAAGGACGGTCAGGTGACCTACTACAGGAA GTTCATCAGGACGGATGCGTATGTTCGTGCCATGACAGAGAACAGAATAGTCATCACTGAGTTTGGAACAGCAGCCTACCCAGACCCatgcaaaaacatcttttccag atTCTTTACTTACTTCAGAGGCATTGAGGTGACTGATAACTGCGTAGTCAACGTCTATCCAATCGGTGAGGACTTCTACGCCGTCACGGAGACCAATTACATCACTAAAGTTGACCCTGATTCCCTGGAGACTTTAAAGAGG GTGGACCTGTGTAAGTACCTCTCAGTGAATGGGGTGACTGCGCACCCTCACACTGATGCAGACGGTACAGTCTATAATATCGGCAACTGCTTTGGCAAGAACATGAGTCTGGCTTACAACATTGTCAAGATCCCACCGGCTCAGAAAG ACAATTCTGATCCCCTGGAGAAATCCCAGGTTGTCGTTCAGCTACCCAGCAGTGAGAGGTTAAAACCCTCCTACGTACACAG TTTCGGTATGACAGAcaattattttgtgtttgtggagCAGCCGGTGAAGATCAACCTGCTCAAGTTCCTGTCGGCTTGGAGCGTCAGAGGAACCACATACATGGACTGCTTTGAATCCAACGACAGCATGGGG ACATGGTTCCACCTGGCCACTAAGGACCCAGCAGATTACCTGAGCAGCCACAAGTTCAGAACATCAGCTTTCAACCTCTTTCACCATATCAACACCTATGAGGAGCAGGGATTCATCGTGGTCGACCTCTGCACGTGGAAAGG TCATGACTTTGTGTATAACTACCTGTACCTGGCCAACATAAGGGAGGAGTGGGAGGAAGTGAAGAAAGCAGCGATGAGAGCTCCTCAGCCTGAGGTCAGACGATACGTACTGCCGCTGGATATACACACG GAAGAGCAGGGAAAGAATCTGGTGTCTCTGCCCTACACTACAGCAACAGCTGTCCTTCACAGTGACGGCAGCATCTGGCTCGAACCTGAAGTCCTCTTTTCTGGACCTAGACAgg CCTTTGAGTTTCCACAGATCAACTACTCTCTGTGTCGTGGAAAGAAGTATTCCTTTGCCTACGGTCTGGGACTCAACCACTTCATCCCTGACAGG ATAGTCAAGCTGAACGTGCAGACCAAACAGACCTGGGTGTGGCAGGAGGAAGAGTGTTACCCATCAGAGCCGCTGTTCGTACCAACACCTGGAGCCACAGAGGAGGACGATG GTGTGCTGCTGAGCATCGTGGTGAAGCCGGGCACAGAGAGACCGGGCTTCCTGCTGGTGCTGGATGCCATGACACTGACAGAGCTGGCCAGGGCCGAGGTCAACGCCATCATCCCCGTGACCCTCCACGGCATGTACAAACCATGA